Proteins encoded in a region of the Anopheles aquasalis chromosome 2, idAnoAquaMG_Q_19, whole genome shotgun sequence genome:
- the LOC126572597 gene encoding uncharacterized protein LOC126572597 produces MANNKELLESIGAMLAKAITSASSHARTEQENREPPVLKFSMPEFNSQKEEAVADYFERMEWALELSRIPKEQHGQYARVYMGGELNTALKFLITPRDPEELQFYEIKNSLVAHFDRATNKYAESIKFRTITQQKEETIAQFALRLKRGAAYCEYGKFLDRMLIEQLLHGLEKRDMCDVIIQKKPNTFQQAYEIANTLEATRTTTKEVCGETPTPTQEYENTNKLNYENQTTKRTRKFAERVHTHTRDTANENPNARGSTYTNEPSACYGCGGKHYRSDCRFRNTTCNRCGKTGHIAKVCRSRDKANSQPRTRDNPSDEIDYIHTVRNIPSSGAKQLNVQIDGKTISMELDTGAPCSIIGEHQLRNFKRQFILLPPDRKFTSYTGHSIQCLGRLTVDASLDPHETSHRLNLYVVAGSAEPLFGREWITKFHQQIKWNELFAAQTQCML; encoded by the coding sequence ATGGCTAACAACAAAGAACTTCTAGAGTCGATCGGAGCGATGCTCGCAAAGGCAATTACTTCAGCTTCATCACATGCGCGGACAGAGCAAGAGAATCGCGAGCCACCAGTACTGAAATTTTCAATGCCAGAGTTCAACAGCCAGAAAGAAGAGGCCGTGGCAGATTATTTCGAAAGGATGGAATGGGCTCTCGAATTAAGTCGAATTCCCAAGGAGCAGCATGGTCAGTACGCGAGAGTGTATATGGGAGGCGAGCTCAACACCGCTCTGAAATTCCTTATTACGCCACGCGATCCGGAAGAGCTACAGTTCTACGAAATCAAGAACAGTCTCGTAGCACACTTCGATCGGGCCACGAACAAATACGCAGAAAGCATCAAATTCCGAACTATTACACAACAGAAAGAGGAAACCATCGCCCAATTTGCACTGCGGCTAAAACGAGGCGCTGCATATTGCGAGTACGGCAAATTCCTAGACCGCATGCTCATCGAACAACTATTGCATGGGCTAGAAAAACGTGATATGTGCGACGTGATCATACAAAAGAAGCCTAACACGTTTCAACAGGCATACGAGATTGCAAATACGTTGGAAGCAACCCGAACTACGACAAAGGAAGTCTGCGgcgaaacaccaacaccaacacaggAGTACGAGAATACGAACAAGCTAAACTACGAAAACCAAACTACAAAGAGAACACGAAAATTCGCGGAGCGcgtacatacacacacgcgcgacaCAGCAAACGAAAATCCAAATGCAAGAGGATCTACTTACACCAACGAACCGAGTGCTTGCTACGGCTGCGGTGGAAAACATTACAGGAGCGATTGCCGATTTCGTAATACTACATGCAATCGATGCGGAAAGACGGGTCACATCGCCAAAGTTTGTCGATCACGTGACAAAGCTAATTCTCAACCTCGAACACGGGACAATCCGAGCGACGAAATCGATTACATTCATACCGTGCGAAATATTCCCTCAAGCGGCGCTAAACAACTCAACGTTCAGATCGACGGCAAAACCATAAGTATGGAGTTGGACACCGGAGCCCCCTGCAGCATAATTGGGGAGCACCAACTCAGAAACTTCAAACGACAATTCATACTGCTGCCGCCGGACAGGAAATTCACGAGCTACACGGGTCACAGCATTCAATGCCTGGGACGACTAACCGTAGACGCCAGCCTTGACCCGCATGAGACATCACACCGGCTTAACCTGTACGTAGTGGCCGGGTCAGCAGAACCACTATTTGGTCGAGAGTGGATTACAAAGTTTCATCAGCAAATCAAATGGAACGAATTGTTCGCAGCCCAAACACAATGCATGCTGTAA